A single genomic interval of Phocoenobacter uteri harbors:
- a CDS encoding replication endonuclease, which translates to MAGWDWQAQQERAKEVYQRNLQNVAEKLPLNQAELKPQLDDSRATTNQLELFDLVGQEGFDYVEALLRRLPTKRQREYFRGLYVRAYKSVKDDGSIGFAIGNKQVAYANGYLRDLFDKRLNLVLDQYQFDFEWLDRRVAEQRAYDIYLKIKAGQKREVMANLGDYQQLETPSTITEILRSCLGRKQKKALQKKAEVPFFLLNEQRLKTLAKKLADNFLVLQTDFFTNLANSGKDFSDEEINQIMTACFIECGAICKKVCFEMPYWENFETAKRPQMSKMQGALNRITKEDFWFKQLRTIQKRMVEHIAIACGEVQKKVSPYVSKDGFRDWKAQMRKSYKFLKDMIMEDIDDPNEQCVLLDVYLRSNSNPELRRIEMMTRLRGVEEWAEENGLIALFLTLTAPSKYHAQLSKGGRNPKWNGASPRTTQEYLNRVWRQYRALLSKEGIKGSGMRVAEPHHDATPHWHLLFFVKAEHKERAVELFEMKALEEDGDEPGAKENRYDVKVCDRTKGTPAGYIAKYIAKNVDGFADDGIVKDEANGLVLEEIDLKENSKRARAWASLWGIRQFQFYGAGNVSVWRELRRCLAGKISDERLEELRLFADMGEYACYLQGQGGALVKRADQYANLCYEENEPNQYGEVSKKITGIKSALEQVKTRLKKWAIKKAEKVTRSSKSDEGAATKNTELCSAWTCVNNCNQPNSKGLGYVSVSDYLDQHPQEVKRLKMALSWRGIPENWISNNHVYILLKGGTVKLDKQHCIEYDGNEILLQ; encoded by the coding sequence ATGGCTGGTTGGGATTGGCAAGCTCAACAAGAGCGAGCGAAAGAAGTTTATCAACGCAATTTGCAAAATGTGGCTGAAAAATTACCGCTTAATCAGGCGGAACTTAAGCCACAGCTTGATGATTCGCGTGCGACAACCAATCAGCTTGAATTGTTTGATTTGGTAGGACAAGAGGGCTTTGATTATGTGGAAGCCTTGTTAAGACGTTTGCCGACTAAACGTCAGCGTGAGTATTTTCGTGGCTTGTATGTGCGAGCGTATAAAAGCGTAAAAGATGATGGTTCGATTGGTTTTGCAATTGGCAATAAGCAAGTGGCTTATGCAAATGGCTATCTGCGTGATTTATTCGATAAACGTTTGAACCTGGTTTTAGACCAATATCAATTTGATTTTGAGTGGTTAGATCGTCGTGTTGCCGAGCAACGTGCTTATGATATTTATTTAAAAATCAAGGCAGGGCAAAAACGCGAGGTGATGGCGAACTTAGGCGATTATCAGCAATTAGAAACACCAAGCACGATCACTGAAATTTTAAGAAGTTGCTTAGGACGTAAACAAAAGAAAGCGTTACAGAAAAAAGCGGAAGTCCCTTTTTTCTTGTTGAATGAGCAACGCTTAAAAACGTTGGCAAAGAAATTAGCTGATAATTTTTTAGTACTGCAAACAGACTTTTTTACAAATCTTGCGAACAGTGGCAAGGATTTTTCTGATGAAGAAATTAATCAGATTATGACCGCTTGCTTTATTGAGTGTGGTGCGATTTGTAAAAAGGTTTGCTTTGAGATGCCTTATTGGGAGAATTTTGAAACAGCAAAACGTCCACAGATGAGCAAAATGCAAGGGGCATTAAATCGTATTACCAAAGAAGATTTTTGGTTTAAGCAACTACGTACTATTCAAAAAAGAATGGTTGAGCATATTGCGATTGCATGTGGCGAAGTGCAAAAGAAAGTCAGCCCTTATGTTTCCAAAGACGGCTTTCGTGATTGGAAAGCACAAATGCGTAAAAGCTATAAATTTTTAAAAGATATGATTATGGAAGACATTGACGACCCTAATGAACAGTGTGTGTTATTAGATGTATATTTGCGTTCTAATTCAAACCCAGAATTAAGAAGAATTGAAATGATGACACGTTTGCGTGGTGTTGAGGAATGGGCGGAAGAAAATGGGTTGATTGCTCTTTTCTTAACTTTAACCGCACCAAGTAAATACCACGCTCAACTTTCAAAAGGTGGACGCAATCCAAAATGGAATGGCGCAAGCCCACGTACAACGCAGGAATATTTAAACCGTGTATGGCGTCAATATCGTGCGTTATTAAGCAAAGAAGGGATTAAGGGTAGCGGTATGCGTGTGGCAGAACCACACCACGATGCAACACCGCACTGGCATTTACTCTTTTTTGTTAAAGCTGAACATAAAGAAAGAGCCGTTGAGCTTTTTGAAATGAAAGCCTTAGAAGAAGATGGTGATGAGCCGGGTGCAAAAGAAAATCGCTACGATGTGAAAGTATGCGACCGAACAAAAGGCACACCGGCAGGCTACATTGCCAAATATATTGCAAAAAACGTTGATGGCTTTGCTGATGATGGCATCGTTAAAGATGAAGCAAATGGATTAGTTTTAGAAGAAATTGATTTAAAAGAAAACTCAAAACGTGCGAGAGCGTGGGCGAGTTTATGGGGCATTCGTCAGTTTCAATTCTACGGTGCGGGCAATGTGTCGGTGTGGCGTGAATTACGTCGCTGTTTAGCGGGCAAGATTTCTGATGAGCGTTTGGAAGAATTACGCCTATTTGCTGATATGGGCGAATATGCGTGCTACTTGCAAGGGCAAGGCGGTGCGTTGGTTAAACGTGCGGATCAATATGCCAATCTTTGTTATGAAGAAAATGAGCCTAATCAATATGGCGAAGTTTCAAAGAAAATTACAGGAATTAAATCAGCATTGGAACAAGTAAAAACTCGCTTGAAAAAATGGGCAATCAAAAAGGCTGAAAAAGTAACACGATCATCAAAAAGTGATGAGGGTGCTGCAACAAAAAATACGGAGCTTTGCTCCGCTTGGACTTGTGTCAATAACTGTAACCAACCTAATAGCAAGGGTTTAGGCTATGTTTCAGTTAGCGACTACTTAGATCAGCACCCACAGGAAGTGAAACGGTTAAAAATGGCATTAAGTTGGCGTGGCATTCCTGAAAATTGGATAAGTAATAACCACGTTTACATACTTTTAAAAGGAGGAACGGTTAAATTAGATAAACAACACTGTATTGAATACGACGGTAATGAAATCTTATTGCAGTAA
- a CDS encoding phage N-6-adenine-methyltransferase, whose amino-acid sequence MGNQTENTDLWATPFWVTAFAELYFLNCKNSNKNKGFGLDAAANEFNRKCKKFISKEQDALSVDWASKSKRIWCNPPYSDPLPFIEKAITESEKGAKVVMLLNVDNSTRWFAKCVQHANKIVFVTLGRIPFLHSQTGEETKGAKRPQMFVFFDKTKREKLSTDYLSLNEIRQISHYRHLRD is encoded by the coding sequence ATGGGAAATCAAACGGAAAATACAGACTTATGGGCGACGCCTTTTTGGGTTACTGCTTTTGCTGAATTGTATTTTTTAAATTGTAAAAACTCTAATAAAAATAAAGGATTTGGATTAGATGCAGCCGCAAATGAATTTAATAGAAAATGTAAGAAATTTATTTCAAAAGAACAAGATGCTTTAAGCGTTGATTGGGCGAGTAAAAGTAAACGTATTTGGTGTAATCCACCTTACTCTGATCCATTACCTTTTATAGAAAAGGCAATCACAGAGTCAGAAAAAGGGGCAAAAGTTGTGATGCTTTTAAATGTAGATAATTCTACGAGATGGTTTGCTAAGTGCGTTCAACACGCTAATAAAATTGTATTTGTAACATTAGGACGAATACCTTTTTTACATAGCCAAACAGGCGAAGAAACCAAAGGAGCAAAACGCCCGCAAATGTTTGTCTTTTTTGACAAAACAAAAAGAGAAAAGTTATCAACAGACTATCTTTCTCTAAATGAAATAAGACAAATTTCACATTATAGACATTTAAGAGATTAA
- a CDS encoding DUF6378 domain-containing protein, with the protein MENQTVQQTIKERGAVYGDFGLYAQIAQELKGIIYLYGENLDGHQLEALEMMCVKIGRILSGDPNYDDSWKDIAGYAILGGNLDKGNDDE; encoded by the coding sequence ATGGAAAATCAAACAGTACAACAAACAATTAAAGAGCGTGGTGCGGTTTATGGGGATTTTGGACTTTATGCACAAATTGCTCAAGAGTTAAAAGGAATTATCTATCTATATGGTGAAAACCTTGATGGGCATCAATTAGAAGCACTTGAAATGATGTGTGTAAAAATAGGTCGTATTTTATCAGGTGATCCAAACTATGATGACAGTTGGAAGGATATTGCAGGTTATGCAATTTTAGGGGGTAATTTGGATAAGGGGAACGATGATGAGTAA
- a CDS encoding helix-turn-helix transcriptional regulator, with protein sequence MNVNDTMVSKPKLCKMTTLSYPTIWRRIKAGRFPKPYPLSQNRVAWKLSEVQAWIEEQGKNVM encoded by the coding sequence ATGAATGTAAATGACACGATGGTCAGCAAACCTAAACTATGTAAAATGACGACGCTCTCCTACCCGACCATTTGGCGAAGAATAAAAGCAGGGCGATTTCCCAAACCTTACCCTCTTTCCCAAAATCGCGTTGCTTGGAAACTCAGTGAAGTTCAAGCTTGGATAGAAGAACAAGGCAAAAATGTAATGTAG